A stretch of DNA from Melopsittacus undulatus isolate bMelUnd1 chromosome 23, bMelUnd1.mat.Z, whole genome shotgun sequence:
gttttggggtgacatTGATGGAATCAGTGGGGTTTAACCCCcagtgtgggttttggggtgacatTGATGGAGTCAGTGGGGTTTAACCCCcagtgtgggttttggggtgacatTGATGGAACCAGTGGGGTTTAACCCCCcagtgtgggttttggggtgacatTGATGGAACTAGTGGGGTTTAACCCCcagtgtgggttttggggtgacatTGATGGAACCAGTGGGGTTTAACCCCcagtgtgggttttggggtgacgTTGGGGTCCCCCCCTTTGCCCCCATCCCTTAGGCCCTGTCTTCGTGGAGCTCCCCATTGATGTCCTCTACCCCTTCCATGTGGTGCACAAGGAGATCACTGGCACCAGGAGCGCCCGGGGGCTGCGGGGGAAGGTGGTGCAATGGTGAGAGCATCCCCAATGGGATCCCAGCATCCCCAATGGGATCCCAGCATCCCCAATGGgatcccagcacccccagatgGATCCCAGCATCCCCAATGGGATCCCAGCATCCCCAATGGgatcccagcacccccagatgGATCCCAGCATCCCCAATGGgatcccagcacccccagatggatcccagcacccccagatgGATCCCAGCATCCCCAATGGgatcccagcacccccagatggatcccagcacccccagatgtgatcccagcacccccagatgGGACCCAGCATCCCCAATGGgatcccagcacccccagatgGATCCCAGCATCCCCAATGGGATCCCAGCATCCCCAATGGgatcccagcacccccagatgggacccagcacccccagatgggacccagcaccccaaaatgggatcccagcacccccagatgtgatcccagcacccccagatgGGACCCAGCATCCCCAATGGgatcccagcacccccagatgGATCCCAGCATCCCCAATGGgatcccagcacccccagatgtgatcccagcacccccagatgGATCCCAGCATCCCCAATGGGATCCCAGCATCCCCAATGGGATCCCAGCATCCCCAATGGGATCCCAGCACCCCCAACTCCATCCTATCCATAGGTACCTCCAGAACTACCTCCGGAACCTGTTTGCGGGTGCCTGGGAGCCGCAGGATGTGTCCCCGTTGCCAGTGAAGGTGCCATTGGCCACTGAGGATGAGGTGGGATACGGgggatgcagcagggatggggggatTGGAGGgggatgaggtgggatggggctgggattggatgggatggggctgggattggatgggatggggctgggattggatgggatggggctggggttggatgggatgggtttgggattggatgggatggggctgggattggatgggatggggctgggattggatgggatggggctggggttgGCGAGGCTGGGACTGGGAGACGTTTTTGGGTGTGAATGAGGTAATTTTGGGTGTGAATGAGACGGTTTTGGGTGGgaatgaggtgattttgggtgtaaATGAGGCAGTTTTGGGTGTAAATGAGGCAGTTTTGGGTGTAAATGAGGCGGTTTTGGGTGGGAATGAGGTGGTTTTGGGTGTgaatgaggtgattttgggtgtgaatgaggtgattttgggtgtaaATGAGGCGGTTTTGGGTGGGAATGAGGCGGTTTTGGGTGGgaatgaggtgattttgggtgtaaatgaggtgattttgggtgggaatgaggtgattttgggtgtaaatgaggtgattttgggtgtgaatgaggtgattttgggtgtgaATGAGACGTTTTTGGGTGGgaatgaggtgattttgggtgtaaatgaggtgattttgggtggGAATGAGGTAATTTTGGGTGTGAATGAGACGGTTTTGGGTGGgaatgaggtgattttgggtgtaaATGAGGCAGTTTTGGGTGGgaatgaggtgattttgggtgtaaATGAGGCAGTTTTGGGTGGgaatgaggtgattttgggtgtaaATGAGGCAGTTTTGGGTGGgaatgaggtgattttgggtgtaaATGAGGCAGTTTTGGGTGGgaatgaggtgattttgggtgtgaatgaggtgattttgggtgtgaatgaggtgattttgggtgtaaatgaggtgattttgggtgtaaatgaggtgattttgggtgtaaatgaggtgattttgggtgtgaatgaggtgattttgggtgtaaatgaggtgattttgggtgggaatgaggtgattttgggtgtaaatgaggtgattttgggtgtaaATGAGGCGGTTTTGGGTGGgaatgaggtgattttgggtgtaaatgaggtgattttgggtgtaaATGAGGCGGTTTTGGGTGTGAATGAGGCGGTTTTGGGTGTgaatgaggtgattttgggtgtaaatgaggtgattttgggtgggaatgaggtgattttgggtgtaaatgaggtgattttgggtgtgaatgaggtgattttgggtgtaaatgaggtgattttgggtgtgaATGAGGTGGTTTTGGGTGTgaatgaggtgattttgggtgtaaatgaggtgattttgggtgtgaatgaggtgattttgggtgtaaatgaggtgattttgggtgtgaatgaggtgattttgggtgtgaatgaggtgattttgggtgtgaatgaggtgattttgggtgggaatgaggtgattttgggtgtaaATGAGGCAGTTTTGGGTGTgaatgaggtgattttgggtgtgaatgaggtgattttgggtgtgaatgaggtgattttgggtgtgaatgaggtgattttgggtgtgaatgaggtgattttgggtgtaaATGAGGCAGTTTTGGGTGTAAAcgaggtgattttgggtgtgaatgaggtgattttgggtgtaaatgaggtgattttgggtgtaaacgaggtgattttgggtgtgaatgaggtgattttgggtgggaatgaggtgattttgggtgggaatgaggtgattttgggtgtgaatgaggtgattttgggtgtgaatgaggtgattttgggtgtgaatgaggtgattttgggtgtaaatgaggtgattttgggtgtgaatgaggtgattttgggtgtaaATGAGGCAGTTTTGGGTGTaaatgaggtgattttgggtgtgaatgaggtgattttgggtgtaaatgaggtgattttgggtgtaaatgaggtgattttgggtgggaatgaggtgattttgggtgtgaatgaggtgattttgggtgtgaatgaggtgattttgggtgtaaatgaggtgattttgggtgtaaatgaggtgattttgggtgtgaatgaggtgattttgggtgtaaatgaggtgattttgggtgtaaatgaggtgattttgggtgtaaatgaggtgattttgggtgtgaatgaggtgattttgggtgtgaatgaggtgattttgggtgtaaatgaggtgattttgggtgtgaatgaggtgattttgggtgtgaatgaggtgattttgggtgtaaatgaggtgattttgggtatgaatgaggtgattttgggtgtaaatgaggtgattttgggtgtgaatgaggtgattttgggtgtgaatgaggtgattttgggtgtaaATGAGGTGATTTTGGTGCAGGTCCAGCGCTGTGCCGAGCTCCTGAGCAGAGCCACCAAACCCCTGGTGCTGGTGGGCAGCCAGGCCCTGCTGCCCCCGACCCCGGCCGAGGAGCTGCGGTgaggccggggggggggagagacCCTTTTGGGGCCAAATCAGCCCATTTGGGGACCAGTGAACCGGTTTGGGGATGGAGGAACTGGTTTTGGGGGCAAATCAACCGATTTGGGGACCCATGAACCTGGTCTGGTGATGGAGGAGCCGATTTGGGGACAATTGATCTGACTGAGCCCATTTTGGGCTCAAACGCCCCAATTTTGGGGCCAAACTGAGCCGCTCTTGGGGTGCCCTGTTATCAACCACATTCTGGGGGGAAACCACCCAATTTGGGGCCTCAACCCTCACGGTTTTGGGGCCAAAACGACTGAATTGAGGTGGTTTTGGTGCTCATTGACCCCATGCatcgttcccccccccccccccccagggcgGCGCTGGAGGCTCTGGGGGTCCCCTGTTACTTGGGGGGTGCAGCCAGGGGGCTCCTGCCCCCCAACAGCCCCATCCTCCTGCGGCAGAACCGGCGCGAGGCCCTGCGGGAGGCAgacctggtgctgctggcaggtactgggatggggatgggatggggatgggatgggatgggatggggatggggatgggatgggatggggatgggatgggatgggatgggatgggatgggatgggatggggatgggatgggatgggatgggatgggatcaggatggagatgggatggggatgggatgggatggggatggggatgggatgggatggggatgggatgggatgggatcgggatggggatgggatggggatgggatggggatgggatggggatggggatgggatgggatgggatggggatgggatgggatggggatgggatggggatggggatgggatcgggatggggatgggatggggatggggatggggatgggatgggatggggatgggatgggatgggatcgggatggggttgggatgggatcGGGATTGGGCTGgaatggagctgggatgggattgggatgaggctgggatggggcagggatggagtcgggatggagctgggatgaggCTGGGATGAGGTcaggatggggttgggatggggctgggatagGGTTGGGATGGAGCCAGAATGGGGTCAGATGGGACCAGGATAGTGCAGGGATGCGGTGGGGATGGGACCAGGATCGGGTTGGGATGTGGTCAGGATGTGTCCGGGACGAGGTTGGGATGGGGCCCAAGTCCATATGGAAAACTGCttcgggaagggggcacccaCCTTGTGCCCCATCCCAACATCCCCCTGTGCATCCCTAAGGCACCGTGTGCGACTTCCGCCTCTCCTATGGGCGCCTCTTTGGCCGCGGCGCTGCCATCGTGGCCGTGAACCGGGATCGGGAGCAGCTCCTAAGGAATTCCGATGTCTTCTGGAGCGCGCGGCTCGCGGTGCAAGGTGGGAGCATCCCAGGCCTGCGGTGCCTGCGGGGccatggggtgctatggggtgatgggtgcTCTCCATAGGGGATGCCGCAGCCTTCGTGGTGCGGCTGGCGCGGAGCCTGCCGGGATACGGCTGCTCCCGGGAATGGCTGCAGAGGCTGCGGGAGAGAGAGCGGAGCAAGGAGCAGGAGAACCGGtgaggggatgggaatggggatgggaatgggatgaggatggggatgggaatgggaatgggatgaggatgggatgggaatggggatgggaatgggaatgggaatgggatgaggatgggatgggaatggggatgggaatgggaatgggaatgggatgaggatgggatgggaatgggaatggaatgaggatgggatgggaatggggttggggacagggatggggacgaGGATGTggaaagggatgggaatgggacagGAATGAGGAGTTGGATAGGGATGGGCATAGGGATGAGAATGGGAACGGGGTTGGGAACAGGGGTGGGGACAAGGGTGagaatggggatggatggggatgaatatggggatggggatgaggatgggacaGGAATGAGGATTTGGaccgggatggggatggggataagGATGGAGTTAGGGATAAGGATAGCAACAGGGATGGGCTTCTGAGACAGGCACAAGAGCAAGGATTGGGGTCAGGAAAAGGGATGGGCATGGGCACAGGAATGTGGACAGGGACCAGGATGTGGACAGGCCatggatggggagggggagctTCCCATTCCCAGGTTTGGtgcatcccaccccattcccaactgctccatccccatccctgatgcatcccaccccattcccaactgccccatccccatccctgatgcatcccaccccattcctgCCTGGGGCGCAGGGAGAAGGCGCTGATCCCGACGGAGCAGCACCTGAaccctctggagctgctgcaggtgctggatgAGCTCCTGCCTCCCGAGAGCATCCTGGTGGCCGATGGGGGGGACTTCGTGGGTACCGCAGCCTACCTGGTGCGGCCGCGGCGGCCCCAGGCCTGGCTGGATCCCGGTGAGGACCCCTCGGGATCATGGGAAGGGGGAGCTCAGGGcagggccatggggatgctccaagccccatccaagcgGGGCTGCTTCTTCCGcacccccatccctgtgtcccccccccccatggatgCCCCCCCCAgtggtgcccccccccccccatgggtgccccccccaatGGTGCCCCCCCCACCCATGGTGCCCCCCCCAatggtgcccccccccatggatGCCCCCCCCAATGGTGCCCCCCCCGCTGTCCCCACAGGCCCCTTCGGGACTCTCGGTGTCGGAGGCGGCTTCGCACTGGGGGCCAAGCTCTGCCGGCCCGAGGCCGAGGTacgggaccggggggggggggggcggtgggtccggcggcggctgctgctgcccccgTGCGGCCGTGGGGTGCAATGACTGCTGCCCCCGTGCGGCCGTGGGGCGCAATGACTGCTGCCCCCGTGTGGCCGTGGGGCGCAATGACTGCTGCCCCCGTGCGGCCGTGGGGCGCAATGACTGCTGCCCCCGTGTGGCCGCTGCTGCCCCCGTGCGGCCGTGGGGCGCAATGACTGCTGCCCCCGTGTGGCCGTGGGGCGCAATGACTGCTGCCCCCGTGTGGCCGTGGGGCGCAATGACCGCTGCCCCGCAGGTGTGGGTGCTCTTCGGGGATGGGTCCCTGGGCTACAGCCTCGTGGAGTTCGACACCTTCGTGAGACACAaggtgggggatggggggatggggtgggaatgagggggaatggggagggatggggtgggaatgagggggatggggtgggaatgggggggaatgggagggAATAGGGGGGAATGAGGAGAATGGGGGGCaacagggagggatggggggaatggAGGGGAATTGGATGGGAAAagaggggagcaggagggaatggggaggaatggaagggaatgggagggaatgAGGGCAATagatgggaatggggtaatgggtgGGAATGGAGGGAAATGGGGGGTTCTATAGAGGAATGGGGCAAATGGAGGGgaatggggacaatgggagggaatggaagGAATGGGGTTCCATGGGTGTgaatgggtgtcaatggggggtaGTGGCATTCAGTGGGTGTCAGTGGTgttcaatgggtgtcaatgggtgtcaatggtgtTCCATGGTgttcaatgggtgtcaatggtgtTCCATGGTgttcaatgggtgtcaatggtgcTCCATGGTgttcaatgggtgtcaatgggtgtcaatggtgtTCCATGGTgttcaatgggtgtcaatggtgtTCCATGGTGCTCCATGGTGTGGGGCAGGTGCCGGTCATCGCACTGGTTGGCAATGACGCCTGCTGGAGCCAGATCGCGCGGGAGCAGGTGGCTCTGCTGGGCAGCGGCGTCGCCTGCAGCCTCCAGTACCTGGGTAGGTGCCGGGGGGGCCCCATGGGGTGCattgggtgtcaatggggtccCCATGGGTGGGATCAGCCCATTCCTGGTGTCCCCATAGGTGGGATCAGCCCATTCCCGGTGTCCCATTGGGTGCGATCAGCCCATTCCCGGTGTCCCCACGGGTGGGATGATCCCATTCCCAGTGTCCCCATGGATGGGTTGATCCCATTCCCAGTGTCCCCATGGATGGGATGATCCCATTCCCAGTGTCCCCACGGGTGGGATGATCCCATTCCCAGTGTCCCCATGGATGGGATGATCCCATTCCCGGTGTCCCCACGGGTGGGATGATCCCATTCCCAGTGTCCCCACGGGTGGGATGATCCCATTCCCGGTGTCCCCATGGATGGGTTGATCCCATTCCCGGTGTCCCCATGGATGGGATGATCCCATTCCCGGTGTCCCCATGGATGGGATGATCCCATTCCCAGTGTCCCCATGGATGGGATGATCCCATTCCCGGTGTCCCCACGGGTGGGATGATCCCATTCCCAGTGTCCCCATGGATGGGTTGATCCCGTTCCCGGTGTCCCCATGGATGGGTTGATCCCGTTCCCGGTGCCTCCATCACCCTCATCCCTGCAGGATACCACCTGGTGGCCGAGGCTCTGGGTGCCAAAGGCTTCGTGGTTGGGCGCCAGGACCGGGAGCGCTTGGGCAGCGTCATCCGCGCGGCGCAGGATTCGTGCCGCGGCGGCCGCCCCGTCCTGCTCAATGCCCTCATCGGCCGCACCGGCTTCCGCGACGGCTCCATCTCCGTCTAGGGACCGAGGGGCTCCAATTGGCCCCAAAATAGCCCACGAATAGCTCCAAAATAGCCCCAAAGTGGCCCCCAAATGGCCTGAAAATGGCCCAAAAGTGGCCCCAAAACGGTCCCAAAATGGCCCTAAAGTGTccccaaaatagccccaaattGGTCCCTAAAGTGTCATCAAAGAGGATCTAAAGTGGCTCCAACATGGTTCCAAAGTGGCCACAAAGCATCACCAAAATGGCCCTAAAGTGACCCAAAGTGGCTCCAAATTGGCCCCAGAATAGCCCCAAATTGGCCCCTAAATGGCTCCAGAATAGCCCCAAAGTGGTGCTAAAGTGGCCCCCAAATGGCCTGAAAATGGCCCAAAAGTGGCCCCAAAACGGTCCCAAAATGGCCCTAAAGTGTccccaaaatagccccaaattGGTCCCTAAAGTGTCATCAAAGAGGATCTAAAGTGGCTCCAACATGGTTCCAAAGTGGCCACAAAGCATCACCAAAATGGCCCTAAAGTGACCCAAAGTGGCTCCAAATTGGCCCCAGAATAGCCCCAAATTGGCCCCTAAATGGCTCCAGAATAGGCCCAAAGTGGTGCTAAAGTGGCCCCAAATGGCCTGAAAATGGCCCCAAAATGGCCCTAAAGTGTccccaaaatagccccaaattGGCCCCTAAATGGCTCCAGAATAGGCCCAAAGTGGTGCTAAAGTGGCCCCAAATGGCCTGAAAATGGCCCAAAAGTGGCCCCAAAACGGTCCCAAAATGGCCCTAAAGTGTccccaaaatagccccaaattGGTCCCTAAAGTGTCATCAAAGAGGATCTAAAGTGGCTCCAACATGGTTCCAAAGTGGCCACAAAGCATCACCAAAATGGCCCTAAAGTGACCCAAAGTGGCTCCAAATTGGCCCCAGAATAGCCCCAAATTGGCCCCTAAATGGCTCCAGAATAGCCCCAAAGTGGTGCTAAAGTGGCCCCCAAATGGCCTGAAAATGGCCCCAAAATGGCCCTAAAGTGTccccaaaatagccccaaattGGCCCCTAAATGGCTCCAGAATAGGCCCAAAGTGATGCTAAAGTGGCCCCAAAGTGGTCCCCAAATGGCCTGAGAATGGCCCCAAAGTgtccccatgggggggggggtttgggacATTCACATCCCCATCATCATCTGGGGGGTACCGTGCCCCCTCCTTATCGATGtcccccatagagcacccagAGCCCAGTGGCAAGTGCAGCTTGTGTCATTTATTGCTGGTGACAGTGACAAGGCAGTGGCAGgacaaaggggggggggtcaggcCACCATTGGAGTGGGGGGGGACAACACAAAAGGGGTCCCCCCCTCCAGGCACTAACCCTGGTGGCTTCACATTGAGCTGGTTCCTTTAAGGCTAATACTGAGCaaggcttggggggggggggggggtattttGAGGTGCCCCCCACCCCATAATACTGGTAATGGGGTagaagggatggggggggagtGTTTTGGGGATCCCCCCCAGTAACACTGTCAATGGGTCTGTTTTGGGGGTGCGAAGAGGCTGTGGTGATGGTGCAATAAATAAAGCTGAGCCCCCCCACCCCGTACCGGCTGCCCCCACCGTGAAGGGGGGCTggaaaatgggggggggggggggtgacacTGGGGTGCCCTAGGACCCGTTTTTGGGGTGCaaaagggggtttgggggggctGAGCCATGGAGGTCATGGACCCTTGTCAATAGTCCCTAATACtgatggggttggggggggacACAAGGGTCCTaatgggggggggtgggtgatATGGGGGTGCCCCATCACCATTCATGGGGTGCAAAAGGGGGTCATGGACCCTTGTCAACAGTCCCTAATACTGATGGCTTGGGGGGGGCAAAAAGGCACTTGGGCCATCTCCAACCAAACCAGAGCCAAAGGAGGCCCCAaacccttcctctcccccccccccccccaagatgGGGGGGTGGAagctggagctgggaggggggggtgggggggagtcCCCACCTCAGCCCTGGTGGCATCGGTGTCACCATCGGGTCCCTCCTGCTCCGTGCTGTGCAAATCGAAGGCAACTCCAGGTAAGTGCTGCTGTTCTGGTGGCATCGGCACCGGTGGCACCGGTACTGGCATTGTCACTGGTGTCAGCATCACCGGTGTCAGTTGTCACTGGTGTCTGTTGTCACCAGTGTCTGTGTTGTCACCAGTGGTGGCATCCTCACCGGTGTCATCGTTGTCAATGGTATTGGCGTTGTCACTGGTGTCTGGTGGCATCATCACCGGTGTCATCACTGTCACCGGTACTGGCATTGTCACTGATGTGTCACCAATGTCCGGTGTTACCGGTGTCACTGTCACCATCGCCAGCAGTGCCGTTCCCAGCAGTGCCCGGTGTTACTGGTATCACTGTCACCAGTGTCCAGTGTTACCAGTGTCAgtgtcaccatcaccaccaGTGCTGTTGCCAGCAGTGCCCGGTGTTACCGgtgtcaccatcaccaccaGTGCTGTTGCCAGCAGTGCCCGGTGTTACCGGTGACACTGTCAGCAGTGTCCAGTGTTACCAGTGTCAgtgtcaccatcaccaccaGTGCTGTTGCCAGCAGTGCCCGGTGTTACCGGTGACACTGTCAGCAGTGTCCAGTGTTACCAGTGTCAGTGTCACCATCGCCACCAGTGCCGTTGCCAGCAGTGTCCGGTGTTACTGGTATCACTGTCAGCAGTGTCCAGTGTTACCAGTGTCAGTGTCACCATCGCCACCAGTGCCGTTGCCAGCAGTGCCCGGTGTTACCGGTGTCACTGTCACCAGTGTCCGGTGTTACCGGTGTCAGTGTCACCACCAGTGTCCGGTGTTACCGgtgtcaccatcaccaccaGTGCCGTTGCCAGCAGTGTCCGGTGTTACCGGTGACACTGTCAGCAGTGTCCAGTGTTACCGGTGTCAGTGTCACCATCGCCACCAGTGCCGTTGCCAGCAGTGCCCGGTGTTACCGGTGTCACTGTCACCAGTGTCCGGTGTTACCGATGTCACCATCACCACCAGTGTCCGGTGTTACCGGTGTCACCGTTCCCAGCCGTGCCGGTGCCCGGTGCCCATCGCCGGCAGTGCCGCTCACAGGCACACGTTGAttctctgccccagctccctctccaGGTCCAGGATGAGGGCATCGAAGTCCTTGAGGCTGAGcggagccccccccccgccgggggccccccccccgccggccCCGGGCAGGAGCTGACGGCCGCAGCCGCTCCAGTCCCCCGCGTACCGGTTACTGGGGGGGCTCTCGGGGCCGCGGGGCCGCGGCCGGGCCACGACCGTGGGCTCCGGCAGTTCCAGGCGCAGCCGCGGAGCTCGGGGGGGGCGCTGTGGAGCGGAGAGGGAGCGGTGGGAATGGGGAACAAACGGGAATGGGGAATAAACGGGAATGGGGAATAAACGGGAATGGGGAACAAACGGGAATGGGGAATAAACGGGAATGGGGAATAAACGGGAATGGGGAACAAACGGGAATGGGGAACAAACGGGAATGGGGGAACAAACGGGAATGGGGAACAAACGGGAATGGGGAACAAACGGGAATGGGGAATAAACGGGAATGGGGGAACAAACGGGAATGGGGGAACAAAcgggggggaatgggggaacAAACAGGGGGGAATGGGAGCTGGGAACAGGGGAACAGtcgggaatgggggggggaatgggggaacaggtgggaatggggggggaatgggggaacAGGTGGGAATTGAATCTGGGAATGGGGGAACAGGTGGGAATGGGATCTGGGAATGGGGGAACAGGTGGGAATGGGATCTGGGAATGGGGGAGGAATGGGGGATCAGGTGGGAATGGGCACTGGGAATGGAGAGAGAAAGGGGGGTCATAGGGATGGGGACACTGGTGGAAGTGGCCACTAGGAATTGTGGGTAAAAGGGGGTCATGAGGATGGGGACCCTGGTGGGAATGGGCAATGGGAActgggggggaaatgggggtcATGGGGATTGCGTGGGGATGGGGGCACTGGATCAGTTACCGGGAATGGGAGGCACTGAGCAGCAGGAAATAGGGGGACCCCAAGAGAGATGTTGGATGTGGGGGGCCTGGGAATGGGGGCACCCCGAGAGCAGCCATAGGGGCTGAGCCCCCTTACCCGGCCAGGCCTGCAGCAGGTAATGCAGCACCTCGATGTGCCTCTTGAAGTCCACGGCGCTGGCCACGtcctggctgtggctgctgccgGCGGTGCCGCGGCTCGGGGTGAGCAGCACCGGCCCGAAGCACACGGCAAGGTTCTGGGCGGTCATGCGGTTCAGGTCGTGGTGCGAGGCCACCAGGCTCAGGTGGTCCAGGAGCCGCGTCAGGGTGGCCTGAGGGACACGGAGAGCGCTTTATGGTGATGGGAACCACTGTATGGTGATGGGAACCACTGTATGGTGATGGGAACCACTGTATGGTGATGGGAACCACTGTATGGTGATGGGAACCTACTGTATGGTGATGGGCACCCGCTGTATGGTGATGGGAACCACTGTATGGTGATGGGAACCCGCTGTATGGTGATGGGAACCACTGTATGGCGATGGGAACCACTGTATGGTGATGGGAACCACTGTATGGTGATGG
This window harbors:
- the ILVBL gene encoding 2-hydroxyacyl-CoA lyase 2 isoform X3, with translation MDVTGIACAALLALPVVALVVLAQRLGLLYQLFHKVEPQSPRHGGELVAEVLKAHGVRFIFTLAGGHISPVLVACEKVGIRVVDTRHEATAVFAADAVSRISGRIGVAVVTAGPGVTNTVTAVKNAQMAESPLLLIGGAAATLQKGRGALQDIEQLSLFRTLCKEAVSVRTVRGIVPTLRRAMATAQSGTPGPVFVELPIDVLYPFHVVHKEITGTRSARGLRGKVVQWYLQNYLRNLFAGAWEPQDVSPLPVKVPLATEDEVQRCAELLSRATKPLVLVGSQALLPPTPAEELRAALEALGVPCYLGGAARGLLPPNSPILLRQNRREALREADLVLLAGTVCDFRLSYGRLFGRGAAIVAVNRDREQLLRNSDVFWSARLAVQGDAAAFVVRLARSLPGYGCSREWLQRLRERERSKEQENREKALIPTEQHLNPLELLQVLDELLPPESILVADGGDFVGTAAYLVRPRRPQAWLDPGPFGTLGVGGGFALGAKLCRPEAEVWVLFGDGSLGYSLVEFDTFVRHKVPVIALVGNDACWSQIAREQVALLGSGVACSLQYLGYHLVAEALGAKGFVVGRQDRERLGSVIRAAQDSCRGGRPVLLNALIGRTGFRDGSISV
- the ILVBL gene encoding 2-hydroxyacyl-CoA lyase 2 isoform X2, whose translation is MGGDTRCWGAPKDKGDTKDGGTGLSSSPLSQGPAATSPSPSSAGNAAFPMDVTGIACAALLALPVVALVVLAQRLGLLYQLFHKVEPQSPRHGGELVAEVLKAHGVRFIFTLAGGHISPVLVACEKVGIRVVDTRHEATAVFAADAVSRISGRIGVAVVTAGPGVTNTVTAVKNAQMAESPLLLIGGAAATLQKGRGALQDIEQLSLFRTLCKEAVSVRTVRGIVPTLRRAMATAQSGTPGPVFVELPIDVLYPFHVVHKEITGTRSARGLRGKVVQWYLQNYLRNLFAGAWEPQDVSPLPVKVPLATEDEVQRCAELLSRATKPLVLVGSQALLPPTPAEELRAALEALGVPCYLGGAARGLLPPNSPILLRQNRREALREADLVLLAGTVCDFRLSYGRLFGRGAAIVAVNRDREQLLRNSDVFWSARLAVQGDAAAFVVRLARSLPGYGCSREWLQRLRERERSKEQENREKALIPTEQHLNPLELLQVLDELLPPESILVADGGDFVGTAAYLVRPRRPQAWLDPGPFGTLGVGGGFALGAKLCRPEAEVWVLFGDGSLGYSLVEFDTFVRHKVPVIALVGNDACWSQIAREQVALLGSGVACSLQYLGYHLVAEALGAKGFVVGRQDRERLGSVIRAAQDSCRGGRPVLLNALIGRTGFRDGSISV
- the ILVBL gene encoding 2-hydroxyacyl-CoA lyase 2 isoform X1 translates to MNWVQLKWVQWTGSSESGFIPGWHMWDGDKYWDGDRDEDKDGCRDGDEGGTGNPTSDLPSLPTPIPSAGNAAFPMDVTGIACAALLALPVVALVVLAQRLGLLYQLFHKVEPQSPRHGGELVAEVLKAHGVRFIFTLAGGHISPVLVACEKVGIRVVDTRHEATAVFAADAVSRISGRIGVAVVTAGPGVTNTVTAVKNAQMAESPLLLIGGAAATLQKGRGALQDIEQLSLFRTLCKEAVSVRTVRGIVPTLRRAMATAQSGTPGPVFVELPIDVLYPFHVVHKEITGTRSARGLRGKVVQWYLQNYLRNLFAGAWEPQDVSPLPVKVPLATEDEVQRCAELLSRATKPLVLVGSQALLPPTPAEELRAALEALGVPCYLGGAARGLLPPNSPILLRQNRREALREADLVLLAGTVCDFRLSYGRLFGRGAAIVAVNRDREQLLRNSDVFWSARLAVQGDAAAFVVRLARSLPGYGCSREWLQRLRERERSKEQENREKALIPTEQHLNPLELLQVLDELLPPESILVADGGDFVGTAAYLVRPRRPQAWLDPGPFGTLGVGGGFALGAKLCRPEAEVWVLFGDGSLGYSLVEFDTFVRHKVPVIALVGNDACWSQIAREQVALLGSGVACSLQYLGYHLVAEALGAKGFVVGRQDRERLGSVIRAAQDSCRGGRPVLLNALIGRTGFRDGSISV